The DNA region GTGCGGAGCGAGGCGAGGTCGGAGCCGGTGTTGGGCTCGGTGAACACTGCGGTCGGCAGCACCTCGCCCGAGGCGATGCGCGGCAGCCATTCCTGCTTCTGCTCTTCGGTGCCGCCGCCGAGGATGAGCTCGGCGGCGATCTCCGAGCGGGTGCCGAGCGAGCCCACGCCGATATAGGCGCGCGACAGCTCCTCGGAGACCATGCACATCGATTCCTTGCCGAGGCCGAGGCCGCCATACTCCTCGGGAATCGTCAGGCCGAACACGCCGAGCTCGGCCATTTTCGCGATGAGGTCGAGCGGGATGTAGGCGTTCTTGAGGTGCCAGGAATGGGCGTTGGGCATCACCTCGGCGTCGGCGAACCGGCGCATCTCGGTGCGCATCTGCTCGTAGGTGTCCTCGAGCCCGGTGTCGCCGAAGGTGGCCGAGCCGTGGGCCACCTGCATCAGCTCGACGAGGCGGGCGCGGTTCTCGGCGGTGTTGCCGCGGGCGATCAGCGTGGTGACGGCCTCGCCGGTGAGCGCGGCATGGTGCGCGTCGAGGCCGAGGTCGGCGAGGCGGACGATCTCGCCCTGGCTCATCGGGATGCCGCCGGCAACCTGGGCGAGGTATTCGCCAAGGCCGATCTCGACCAGCAGCGCCTCGGTCTCGCCGAAGCGGCCGGCCTCCTGCATGCGCCCGGCATAGGCGGCGAGCTGGCGCACCGCCTCGACATAGGTGGCGAGCCAAGCCAGCCCATGGGTGGCGCGCTGCTCGCGGTCGAGCGCGGCCGAAGACAGCCTGCCGTCGACGGCCACCTTGGCCCGCACCGCGCCTGCGGCGTCGGCGAGGAGCTGGTCCATCGCCGTGGCGGCGGCCGCGGCAGCCGCGACGATGTCGAAGTCGGCGGGAACACGGGCGGCGGCGCTGCTCATGGCGGATCCTTTCGCAGTTGCGGCAAGTGGCAGGGCCGGCACCCTAATGCCGGTGGATTGGTTTGCAATGGGACGAAAGACGGGCCTATCCCCGGGTTGCCCGCCACACGCCGATGGCGGCGAGCGCCATGCCGAGAACCTGCACCCAGGTCAGCGTCTCGTCGAACAGAAAATAGGCCTGCACCGCGGCGG from Blastochloris tepida includes:
- a CDS encoding acyl-CoA dehydrogenase family protein, yielding MSSAAARVPADFDIVAAAAAAATAMDQLLADAAGAVRAKVAVDGRLSSAALDREQRATHGLAWLATYVEAVRQLAAYAGRMQEAGRFGETEALLVEIGLGEYLAQVAGGIPMSQGEIVRLADLGLDAHHAALTGEAVTTLIARGNTAENRARLVELMQVAHGSATFGDTGLEDTYEQMRTEMRRFADAEVMPNAHSWHLKNAYIPLDLIAKMAELGVFGLTIPEEYGGLGLGKESMCMVSEELSRAYIGVGSLGTRSEIAAELILGGGTEEQKQEWLPRIASGEVLPTAVFTEPNTGSDLASLRTRAVKDGEVYRVTGNKTWITHPVRADLMTLLVRTNPAEPGYKGLSMLLAEKPRGTDDNPFPAEGMTGGEIEVLGYRGMKEYEIGFDGFTVPAANLLGGVEGQGFKQLMQTFESARIQTAARAIGVAQSALELGLRYAEERIQFGKPLIAFPRVSDKLAMMAVEIMIARQITYFAAREKDEGKRCDLEAGMAKLLAARVAWAAADNALQIHGGNGFALEYPVSRVLCDARILNIFEGAAEIQAQVIARRVLDGGN